The sequence CATGATAGAGTGATGGCTACTTTTACTGTCAAACTTTTTCAGTATTTTTAACCAATTATATTTTCTTATGCAGAAACGATATGAAGATATTTCTGTGCTAGGGCAAAGGCAATCCGAAGAGTGAATTGTTGGACCATCTTTTAGCTATTTTGAGGTTTATTATTCATGGAATTTGAATTGAACATCATGAGCTGGAAGTAGCTTCTTTTTTTGCTAATAAGTATCTAATAGTCTTGTGCTTTGCTAAAACTGCTCACTGGAAATATAGAACATTGAACCAGTTCAAagctatgtattttttttttttctacaatttggaaagaaaacattgtGTTATTGAAATCTTTGGCTTCAGTGTTGAGTTATCTTAATTTTTGAAGATTTAGGAATAAGAAAGTACTTTCTGTCTAAATATGTCAGTNNNNNNNNNNNNNNNNNNNNNNNNNNNNNNNNNNNNNNNNNNNNNNNNNNNNGGTTACTACATTATCCAATCATTATATAACGAATATCAGTTATTACTATATAATATCAATTAAATACGTTTAATTTGATATACCAATGGTTTAAGTTTAGttaaaaattgtttttttttatgcatatGTAAATGTAATTAAAGGACTAATGGAAAAGCAAAGATATAGAGAACACCTAACTTGTACTTTGTTGTCATTTGTCATATCTTCACAAGTTTCTTTGCCTATATTAAGTCAATTACAGCTTTAACATCATCATCACTACCAACACAACAACAATTAATCACAGTAAttgaagaaaaagagagagaaaagagaaggaaaaaaaaagaggagaaagagtTGAGTCATAGAAGATTAGAAAGATGTGTTGTACTTGTTACATCCCAACTCTATTGTTGTCGTGTTCTATACCGCTATTGGAGCTTCAATCCCACCTCTGCTCAACGTTGTTGTTGTTCTTCCACGGTCTTTCATCTGTCATGATGAGAGTATGAGACAGACACGGAGAGAGTCCATGGAAGTCAAACGGAATATGTATATTTAGGAGTTATTGTCATTTATatattttgagattttttttgttaaaatagtAATGTATTAAGAGTTAAAATGACTATTCAATCTTTATGAACTAAATCCTCATGATGGTATCTGAGATTCACAACTTATACTATTCTAGTCTCTCAAATTCAAAATTAACTATACTAATTAACGAAATCTAATTCAAACACCATATTAGTCTTTGGACTATTTCCAGCGTTTAAGTAAACGAATAAAATGTGGAGTTAGCTCTAATTTACTATGCTAGACACAATATTAAATGATGTTTGTTTGTTTTAACAGTTAACACTTAAATAAGATAAAAACGAGGTTgttttggaaaataaaataaaataaaaccattGCACATTATATAAAGTTATAAACTCTTCTAGGGTGATAAGTCAACGTTAGTCCAGCACTTCCTAGTTCCTTCTTTGACTCAATGCTAAAAAAAGTCCAAAAATAATATAATGCGAACTAAAAGACTAGTTTGGGAATTTAGTCATTTTTACGATAACCGAAGAAAGAAATACACGCTGAAACATTCTCTCTCCCCCACCCCTCGGNNNNNNNNNNNNNNNNNNNNNNNNNNNNNNNNNNNNNNNNNNNNNNNNNNNNNNNNNNNNNNNNNNNNNNNNNNNNNNNACCATTTTTTGTTCCTGGTTTTAGAGATGAAATTGCTTTGCTGTAAATACTGGACTCCATAGTTGTTTATTAGAAGATATATCTTACATGTCTTTAGTAGCATTCTGTAAATGTAACGATTTAATAAATCTAATTTCGAGCCCTCCGAAATGAGATTGGTAATTTGGCAGAGTAGAAGTTCATATTCGTATTCACTGCaaataaatttactaaaatacgaTTGCTCAGTTATCTCCTGCATCATATCACTCTACGAAACTATACATGTTGCACGGCATTTTGCATAGCATCTCAAGTGttgaatttattaatttttggATGAAAACTTCAGTCATCAAGATTTTGGAATGAAAAATCTATACAAGCCAATAAGCCTCATTAACAAATCCACATTGTTGACAGGCTAAGAAAATGCCTTATTACTAATACAGTTCCATGTTACATTGATATAATTATACAAACAATAAATTTAATCTATAGTTCGACCAATCGATATTTGAGGTACAAAAGTAATGATTCATAGTGTAATATAATTTGCGAGAAATTGAGTATCTTAGCAGTTATGAAGATTCGGAAGCAATCATCAGGAATTACTGTTTCACCATGAATGAAGCTTTACAACTACAACCACCAACGGCACTGGGGTTCTCAGTCACCTGCAAATGAAACCAGACATTGATATTTTTTCTAAAGAAAAAAGTCATCAATGATCTTtatccaaaattaaaaaaaaaaaaaatggaggggCCTGCCGAAGATGTAAATCACACAATTCAAATCCCGTGGATGAAACAAAGGAGTGTTTGCAGTGTTATTTATGACTAAAAAAGGTACCATGAAAAAGCCTATGGAAAGATTTTGCCACGCATCTACCAAGAGCAACAATGTTCTGTGGGGAAAAAGACCAAATATGTCTATACAGAGACTGAACGTGAATATTGGTCATTAATAGaaccaacaaaataaaaaagcttAATATTGTATTTGTATAGATGATCATTTTACATTGGAAGTGTCAACACACTGGACAATCGGGTGATGAACAAATACATTAGAAAAGTTAGTATAGCACCTATTGTGCAGAAGAAGGTGAATTATCACCATGAGTTATTTAGGAATCAATGGATTAAGGTTGTAGAAGTTCTAACAGGGAGATTATCTTATACGGAGGACAGTTCAATAGCTAAAGATAAAAACTCAGAAAACTTTAtgtgaaaaaattgaaaaagatttggatgtAAGTGGTCTAATTGCAAACATGATTAAATTCTAATCCACTTGGTGTAACCCCACACACAGAACTTATcttcaaagaaaaaaataataccaTGAAACTTATAAGATAAACCATGTTTGGGACATTTTGCTGCAGTTTACAGACAAATTTCGTCTCAAGACTTGAATTGCCATATGAACATTATAACAAAGTTCCATTTGTAATAAGAAAGCAACTGGTACTGGGATTAAAAGTAGAATAGAAAATTAACGAGGAAAACTCTTACTATATAAAAATACTGCTTAGGACATTCTAGAGTAGATACTGGAAATTGGAAGGAACTGATAATAGAGAAATGCAGAAATAAAGTTGAAATTTAGTGCTGCTAGACAAGCTATCCTCCCAGCCCTAAGCCCCAATTCTTTCCTAAATTCCACTCTCCCCCCTTTACTACACTCATCCTTCCcttcattcattttatctccatGACAAGGTTTACGCTTAATTGGTAATTGCAGCATCATTTTTCACTCTCCATTGTCCTGCTAATAAACTATCATGCTCATTTCCGACCCCAGATGCTTAGCCACTGGCCCAATTCCTTTGAAGTTCGAACCCTTCTCTATTCTTTTATAACTCCTCTTATACATGTGGGTTAAAGGCCCATCCTAATTCGTGTGGAGGGCGAAAAAGGAATGTAAGTGAAGATATAATTTTGAATAATACAACAGTTTATACATGGCTTTCAAGTGTGCTTGACTTACCACAAAGGCTGAACGGATTAGCTCCTCAACGTAATCAACAGTTGCACCTTTGACAAAATCGTATGAGATATTGTCAACAACCAGTTTAATCCCTTCTTTCTCAAAAACTCTGTAAATACAGCAAGAAAGCCAGTTGTAAAAGAACCCAAGACAAAATAGCTACATATCTCAGAGGTGAAACTTGTGACTGGTGAAAAGGTAATACTTGTCATCTAAGTTGATTCTGTCATCCAGATTAAAAACGTACTGAAATCCAGAACATCCACCGGTTTCTACACTCAGACGAAGCAGTTTTCCATCAGATGATGACTCAGTTGCTTCTAGTTCTTTCATTCTCTGTTCCATATTCAAAAGTTGCAGAAAGGGGTTATTATTCACTACTTTAATCATATATTGCTCCTGACGACATCCAATGTAAGCAAAAGCAAAGAGGAACCAAATAGAATGAACAATTAATGAACTGAAGAAAGAACACTCAATGCAACATAATGGGCCACTCTAGCAAGATTTTGGGATGCAAAAAATGCAAACTTTTAGAAAAAGCGAGAATTTGTGAACAGCatcaaaatttttagaaaagaGAAGGAGCCTCCCCCTAATTTGGAGCAGTAGCAGTGCTTCAGTTTATTCCAAAGGGGATAAATTTAGAAGTTGAGTTAGTTATTATGGTAGTTGATACATGAAATTGCAGAACAATCCAGAATTCCTGATTACACTAACTAACCAATAAATAGGAAACACATAGCAAGGTAAAATTGAAACAAAGTCGCATTTTCAACATGATACTAAGATGTGATTATGCACATCAATTGCATAGATAAGAGCGCTGGTAGAATCATTGTTTTTCTTTATATGTTGAGAGAAATATAGCTGAATTCCTAACTTTATTTatctatttgaaaaataaaaggaaaggaGGAATTATTAGTAAGAAGCTGGAAATGTTAGAAAgtaacgagagagagagagagagagagagagagagagagagagagagagaatactCGGACGCAGCTTTCGGTCATGTGAACGGGCtcaggagaagaagaggaagtcGGAGTTGAACGGTGAAGAATAGAagccgaagaagaagaagaagcaggaaCGGAGTTGATGAACCTCTCGTTCTGTCGGAATCGCGCTGCCAGGTACGGTGCCAGCCGCCGAATCAGTGGTGTCGACATCGCTCTCTGTATCTCTCTCTATAAAACCATCGGTGAAGATATCTCCGCTCGCTcgctcgctctctctctctctccctctaattCTGCAGTTGCGTTTTTGAAACACAGAACAGAACATTGCCCTTTAGGTCCCCACCCCCCACTCAACCAATTCACGATCCAGATTCAGCCACGTCAACTAATGTATAATCCAACTGTCTGTAACTCTTCCACCCTTCCATccattttcaattaaaaaagaaaaaaaaaaaaaaaaaaaaacctaaaatcaGAGACACGATGCATCAAACCTCCCTCAGACCTCAACTCAAtgcctcattcttcttcttcctcaaccCTCAATCCTCTGCCCTCACCCTCTTCTCCACTGTCTCGCGCTCACTGCCCGGACTCATCTCCTCCCAGCCACGCGCGATTCGCCAGCGTCACCTCCTCCTTGCTGCTTCGCCGGTTCGTCCTCGCCCATCTCCACCAGTCCTCCTCCATCCGCGAATCGCCGGCGTGACCAGAAGCTCCAGGCTCCTCCTCCTCTGCAGTCTGCTTCGCGCCTCCATTGCTCCTCGGTGagcttctttattttaatttttcaatctTCAATTTTTGATAGATTAACGAGAAATGCTCAAGGcaatcagaatttattattttttgctcaCTTTTAGCCATCAACTCAATTCTTTTTAGTTTAGTAATACAGCAATATAGTTACCCACACATTGATGGCTAACTAACCGATGGCCAAACACCATAAATTTTGATGGTCTTCTAGCATTTCTCTGgattaattatcaattttttttttctttgcattTCATTGTTCACCCGAATCACCCCTATCTCTTCTCGTTTGCTATTTCTCTTGTTTTGATGGCTGTTTCTTTTTTTACTTAGTGTTGAATTCCCGaagaaagaaaattttaaatacCTGTGGTCCTTAGAACTTGCAACCAGTAATGCAGATTCTATCTAATCCTTTTCAATATGTTTCGACTCCGCCCCTCCGCTCTCTCAATTATGAACCCTACGTTGGTTAGGGGTTGTCATGTTAGACACAGTTAAGTAAATTTTAGTGAATCATGCGAGTTAGGGAGTAAAGTATTCCATTTCTGTAATTGTTATGACATAAGAATAATTTTAACTTTTTTAGTTGTGGCTGAATTAACATAATGTAAAGTGCTTTgggaaaaaaaatttcattttaattatgaACAA is a genomic window of Arachis ipaensis cultivar K30076 chromosome B06, Araip1.1, whole genome shotgun sequence containing:
- the LOC107604636 gene encoding iron-sulfur assembly protein IscA-like 2, mitochondrial isoform X5, whose product is MSTPLIRRLAPYLAARFRQNERFINSVPASSSSSASILHRSTPTSSSSPEPVHMTESCVRRMKELEATESSSDGKLLRLSVETGGCSGFQVFEKEGIKLVVDNISYDFVKGATVDYVEELIRSAFVVTENPSAVGGCSCKASFMVKQ
- the LOC107604636 gene encoding iron-sulfur assembly protein IscA-like 2, mitochondrial isoform X3, which gives rise to MSTPLIRRLAPYLAARFRQNERFINSVPASSSSSASILHRSTPTSSSSPEPVHMTESCVRRMKELEATESSSDGKLLRLSVETGGCSGFQYVFNLDDRINLDDKVFEKEGIKLVVDNISYDFVKGATVDYVEELIRSAFVVTENPSAVGGCSCKASFMVKQ
- the LOC107604636 gene encoding iron-sulfur assembly protein IscA-like 2, mitochondrial isoform X4 encodes the protein MSTPLIRRLAPYLAARFRQNERFINSVPASSSSSASILHRSTPTSSSSPEPVHMTESCVRRMKELEATESSSDGKLLRLSVETGGCSGFQYVFNLDDRINLDDKVFEKEGIKLVVDNISYDFVKGATVDYVEELIRSAFVKKYQCLVSFAGD
- the LOC107604636 gene encoding iron-sulfur assembly protein IscA-like 2, mitochondrial isoform X2, with protein sequence MSTPLIRRLAPYLAARFRQNERFINSVPASSSSSASILHRSTPTSSSSPEPVHMTESCVRRMKELEATESSSDGKLLRLSVETGGCSGFQVFEKEGIKLVVDNISYDFVKGATVDYVEELIRSAFVDGPLTHMYKRSYKRIEKGSNFKGIGPVAKHLGSEMSMIVY
- the LOC107604636 gene encoding iron-sulfur assembly protein IscA-like 2, mitochondrial isoform X1, with the protein product MSTPLIRRLAPYLAARFRQNERFINSVPASSSSSASILHRSTPTSSSSPEPVHMTESCVRRMKELEATESSSDGKLLRLSVETGGCSGFQYVFNLDDRINLDDKVFEKEGIKLVVDNISYDFVKGATVDYVEELIRSAFVDGPLTHMYKRSYKRIEKGSNFKGIGPVAKHLGSEMSMIVY